In one window of Cynocephalus volans isolate mCynVol1 chromosome 6, mCynVol1.pri, whole genome shotgun sequence DNA:
- the CALML5 gene encoding calmodulin-like protein 5 — MAEELSEEQVAEFKVAFSTFDKNGDGTINTQELGTVMETLGMKLSEAELQVIISQVDTDHDGAISFQEFLAAITKRTKAWGSSEEGLRAAFRVFDLDGDGHITVDELKQAMAEMGEQLQQEELDAMIRGADTDQDGRVNYEEFVRIITQK, encoded by the coding sequence ATGGCCGAAGAGCTGTCTGAGGAGCAGGTGGCTGAGTTCAAGGTGGCCTTCTCCACGTTTGACAAGAACGGGGATGGTACCATAAACACACAGGAGCTGGGGACGGTGATGGAGACCCTGGGCATGAAGCTCTCAGAGGCCGAGCTGCAGGTGATCATCTCCCAGGTAGATACAGACCACGATGGTGCCATCAGCTTCCAGGAGTTCCTGGCAGCGATAACCAAGAGGACAAAGGCCTGGGGCAGCAGCGAGGAAGGCCTGCGGGCCGCCTTCCGCGTCTTTGACCTTGACGGTGACGGCCACATCACCGTGGATGAGCTCAAGCAGGCCATGGCTGAGATGGGGGAGCAGCTGCAGCAGGAGGAGCTGGATGCCATGATCCGTGGGGCTGACACCGACCAGGACGGGCGCGTGAACTACGAGGAGTTCGTGCGCATCATCACCCAGAAGTGA
- the LOC134381279 gene encoding calmodulin-like protein 3, producing MADQLTEEQIAEFKEAFSLFDKDGDGTITTRELGTVMRSLGQNPTEAELQGMVSEIDQDGNGTVDFPEFLGMMARKMKDTDSEEEIREAFRVFDKDGNGYVSAAELRHVMTKLGEKLSDEEVDEMIRAADTDGDGQVNYEEFVRMLVSK from the coding sequence ATGGCTGACCAGCTGACCGAGGAGCAGATCGCCGAGTTCAAGGAGGCCTTCTCCTTGTTTGACAAGGACGGGGACGGCACCATCACCACCCGGGAACTGGGCACTGTCATGCGGTCCCTGGGCCAGAACCCCACCGAGGCCGAGCTCCAGGGCATGGTGAGCGAGATCGACCAGGACGGCAATGGCACCGTGGACTTCCCTGAGTTCCTGGGCATGATGGCCCGGAAGATGAAGGACACGGACAGCGAGGAGGAGATCCGGGAGGCCTTCCGCGTGTTCGACAAGGATGGCAATGGCTACGTCAGCGCCGCCGAGCTGAGGCACGTGATGACCAAACTGGGTGAGAAGCTGAGCGACGAGGAGGTGGACGAGATGATCCGGGCCGCAGACACGGACGGGGACGGGCAGGTGAACTACGAGGAGTTTGTCCGCATGCTGGTGTCCAAGTGA